In Enoplosus armatus isolate fEnoArm2 chromosome 20, fEnoArm2.hap1, whole genome shotgun sequence, the sequence TACTACTTGTACTTCATTAAAGCATCTCagtacttcttctaccactcTCAGTCATAATAAAATGTCACTGATTTATGACTGTAgggtttattttgaaagctaTGCCTCTCGTGTTTCTTCCTCAGATGGAAGAACTTGACACCAGTGACGTCATAAAAAAATCGGACATCTATCATGCGTACGCGATTACGTCATTTCCCGGAAGTGAAACTATCGCAACACGGAAGtgttggaaagaaaacaaataatcgTTCAAATTGAGTCGAGTAGAAGTCGGAGAAGACGCCCTAAACACCGTTTACCTTCTGGATTACCGTCTTTTTACGTCGAGCTTGGTTCACGGTGAGAGTAACGAACTGCGGGGTTGACTTTGTGACAGCCGAGTTTAGTCTGTGGTGGTGGGGCTAACAGCTTGTCGTCCTGGAAGATGTTGAGACAGATTTGAGAGCAGGACAGCCGAGCTAAAAACACGTCTGAAAGGAGACTTGAGCGTCAGTAACAGGCCTCAAGTCACATAACTAACTGCTGAGTAATATTTTCCAGGAAACACAGGGGTCATTGGCAGGACTAACATGGCTGAAACACTGTCAGAAACTGACtgttatgtgtaaaaaaaaaacctctgtattgtttattttctagTGTTGGTTCCATCAGTCATTTGGACAGAAAAGTTCAAACTAAAATTCCTTCACCTTTTCACaactactgctactattacattacatttctgtggGGTTTTGGTGTGTCAAGTGACAAGGGTGTGAATGCAGGGCTCCAACAaaccattattttcatcagTCAATCGGTTATTTTgcttaattaattgattgatcatTTAGTGAtgtaattgcttgttttgtccgaccaacagtttAGAAACCAAAGAGATTAAATTTGCAATTAATCGATGAAAAATCGTCCATCACATAATGTTCCCGACCTAGtgtaatattttacagattttgtTGTTAACACTACCTACTTAGTTTGTCTGTACTGACGTCCTGCTTGGTGCTTTCAAACAGATGGAGTTTCTGTTTGGGAAGAGGAAGTCTCCGGAGGAGATGCTGAGGCAGAATCAGAGGGCGCTCAACCGAGCCATGAGAGAACTGGACCGAGAGCGAATGAAACTGGAGCAACAGGAGAAGAAGATCATCGCTGACATAAAGAAAATGGCCAAACAGGGACAAATGGTGAGACGAAGGAAAATAGCTTTAGTTTTATGTGGAATGAATAAGTTGTTAAGAGAGAATCTTAactgtgatgtgtttattttaatatttacaggACGCCGTCAAGATCATGGCCAAGGATTTGGTTCGCACGCGGCGCTACGTCAAGAAGTTCATCATGATGAAAGCCAACATTCAGGCTGTCAGTCTAAAGATACAGACGCTCAAGTCCAATAACAGCATGGCACAGGCTATGAAAGGCGTCACCAAAGCCATGGCCACCATGAACAGACAGGTCTGTCAACTTATCACAGAGAAATACGCTCTTCAATGGAAATAAACAATGAGCATCCTGTGTTgactattttatatttataacttTTCCACAGCTGAAACTGCCTCAGATTCAGAAGATCATGATGGAGTTTGAACGACAGAGTGAAATCATGGACATGAAAGAGGAGATGATGAATGATGCTATTGACGATGCCATGggggatgaggatgatgaggaggagaggtaaggGACTGAGATGtgtgacaaaacagttttttttctcattccacATTTAATAAATCTTTCTGATAAGTCTTTATTTGACAGTTAGTATTCATTATAATAATTACTTACCaaaggaatgaaagaaaatcacaatATCTATTATTCCCCCATACACTCCCTCCAACCCTGCCTCCCTCAAACCAAAACGCATACAATACCttatacataaaatacattttagaaaagTGTGAAATCTCAATTGTAAGATCTCAAAGTGTATCTCAGTAATTCTCAGCATATAGTGTAcgtcttttcttattttgttccATCTCAATTCAAATGAATCCTAAAGGttgtcattttgtaaatgtcattaaaggaatagttcaatattttgggaaatacgctttaTGCATTCTTGCTGAGAGATAAAttagaagattgatgccactctcatgtcggtgtgttaaatatgaagctgcaaccagcagctggttaacttagcttagcataaagactgaaaacagagggaaacagctagcatctTCTGGGAGGGAAGACTCCAGaacggagccaggctagctgtttccccagtttccagtctttttgctaagctaagctaaccggctgctggcagTAGTGTCACATTTACCgtacaaatatgagagtggtttCAGCCAATTTGTGGTTATCTTCTTAAGTGTAGCAGCTGATGATGGCCTCTACTGCATCAATTTTGGACTCCTGAAGTCCCCCAATTTTATGGAAGTGTGATACTAAATCTGTGGCATACCCCTTTAACTCTGGACTGGTTCGAGCTTTGATCTTCTGACTTCTTGATTCACCCTCCACAATCTGATATAATTAACCtaatatatgttttgtattcaCTTCCATACATTTGTGTCTCGTGTACAGTGACGCCATCGTGTCCCAAGTGCTGGACGAGCTGGGTCTCAATCTGTCTGATGAACTGTCGAGTAAGAAAATCCACCACTTCAAGCACAATCATGACAATTCATACATGTGCATCCTTATCTTTCCTCAGGTATTTAACATTTGTTATATCACTGGATGCCCATTGTGTTCATTTCAGATCTTCCAAGCACCGGAGGAAGCTTGGCAACGGCAGGAGGAAAGAAGGCCGAGCCCCAGACCGCCCTGGCCGACGCAGATGCTGATCTTGAGGAGCGGCTGAATAACCTCCGGAGAGATTGAACACACAGTAACTGATAACTGACGGACGAGCGCACCATGGCGGGTTTCTCAATACAAACATACTCGAATCTCTGTGTTTAGATTCTTTTGAAGGTATAACTGGCAGAACACTGGCTGTTCCAGCTGACAGTCTGTGTTATGAAGGTGTGTGGCTTTCTGATtgaggtgttttcattttatgcgtgtattatgtattttatcaaacacaaaaaaacttaCAAGGTTCATTATCCTTCATAGGTCTAGGAAATTGTTGTCTCATATAAGACATTGCCAAATGACACAAATTCTCTGTGTAAATACTAACTCCTCAAGGCATGACAATTTAAACtaacactaaaaacaaaatgtttaaaagaacCCAAATGACTGAAGTGGATATTTTATATGGGTGATGTATACAAATGTCAGCACTTTTTGTACATCAGGCTGGTTTGGCGTTCTTTGTATCCACGTCATTATAGTCATATAAAATATGCAGTTTTAGCCCCGATGTAAGCTTTTTGATTATGTTTATTTGTGGGAGTTGAGAGTTGTCGGGCTCAAAAGGTTTATTAGCTCAACATCTTTTCTGTCTAATAGGACggtttattttacaaaatatataaaggATGAAAGACAAAGGCAGAAAGGTATGTTCAGCTGACTCGTCACCGGTGGAAAGGCACTCCTGTGTACTTCCTGGTTAGTCAGTGGTGTTTTTGAGATCAGCAGGATTTTCACCAAAATGTTCTTAAGGAATCAGTGGTGTTTATTTTTGAGGAACTGTCCTGTTTTGCTTTTCTGTATtcaataaacttttttttccagatttaaCTAACTGGTTGTGTGATTAGATTTTACTCGTGAAGTTCAGTTTAGTCATCATGGAAAGTATTACTCAGCCAGTTGTGTAATGTTTGAGGAGTCTGAGacaataaccctgatgatgtcataatgATGTCGTCAGGATTATCTCGGCTTGGGCTCGAAGattaaagattttaaaagaCAAGTCTGCATTACAAACTGCGGGTGTGGAGTCTAACAGATGCGGGCATTTAACAAGCAGTGTTGAATGACGAAGCTCTgtagttgcattatgggaagtgtagtaTCCAGTGTTTTTGGGGCATGACCCAtgctagggactaaaagtctcGGCCTTTGCTTCAAATCTATCTTAATGCAAATAAATAAGTACTTCGTAATATCCATGATAGGAAAGTTTTTGTGTCAACCAATTACTGGTCCTAGatcagttttatttcttgtaCCTGAATGAGTCCATCTCATTCAAGTTGCCCAGCAGTACAGTAGATTGAGTTGttgaacacagagaagagacaaCTAGAGCAGCTAATCATGTTCATGTCAGCTGAAtatgaaaaaggaaatgcagTTTAGAAATACCAAAGatgtgtttgaggtcatttatgCAGCGTTTCTGCTCAGTGCATATCTGGGTCACAATtcttaaataatataataaggGTCCTCATTAAAATGTTATGTCAGATGTTTTTTAACTCTAAAATATCAATATGTGCCTCAAAACACATCTGCTTCTTGTTCTATCAaaccaaaactgtaaacaacCAAATCCAAATATCATAGACATGTTAATTTTATTCCAAAAAAATTTAACTTTCAAAACTGTCAATTTGTCAACATACAATCATAGAACAATATTGAATGTACTCAACACTTCcaacattaaataataaaaaaataacaggcatgtt encodes:
- the chmp2a gene encoding charged multivesicular body protein 2a, with product MEFLFGKRKSPEEMLRQNQRALNRAMRELDRERMKLEQQEKKIIADIKKMAKQGQMDAVKIMAKDLVRTRRYVKKFIMMKANIQAVSLKIQTLKSNNSMAQAMKGVTKAMATMNRQLKLPQIQKIMMEFERQSEIMDMKEEMMNDAIDDAMGDEDDEEESDAIVSQVLDELGLNLSDELSNLPSTGGSLATAGGKKAEPQTALADADADLEERLNNLRRD